A part of Paenibacillus donghaensis genomic DNA contains:
- a CDS encoding TIR domain-containing protein, translated as MTITHSKPNVFIGCSREAIDYARAVSSQLEYTAQVNPWYAGTFGANSYTMEALEDELNGNDFGVFIFAADDVALIRDKTVFITRDNTVFEMGLFWGRLGRKRVFCLIPRDLAERNDLIKDTNVSEYHLLSDLAGLTLLSYGRRSDGKYAAAVDTACGEIKKAMEAEKVFLNPEVALRRKQSILHFFWEYIRNITIVDAGERYSAYAEAIRNALLAPAEFRVTGAAIWKQTGVLIRQVGGNVGRGRSFHISDNEGKTEGEQRIYVIDAFRSGNWTFFDRHEIAQVYILCYPLDRNHVLSVHITGNHTLTDEQLAKIVEDNDELLITIRNLAGGDSP; from the coding sequence TTGACAATAACCCATAGTAAGCCGAATGTGTTTATCGGCTGCTCCCGCGAAGCGATCGACTACGCCCGTGCCGTCAGCTCGCAGCTGGAATATACTGCTCAAGTAAACCCTTGGTACGCAGGCACCTTTGGCGCCAATAGCTATACCATGGAAGCACTGGAGGATGAGCTGAACGGCAATGATTTTGGCGTATTTATATTTGCTGCCGATGATGTGGCGCTGATCCGCGACAAGACTGTGTTTATTACGAGGGATAATACGGTATTTGAAATGGGCCTGTTCTGGGGAAGGCTGGGCCGCAAAAGGGTCTTCTGCCTCATTCCGAGGGATCTGGCTGAACGCAATGATCTGATCAAGGATACGAATGTTTCCGAATACCATCTGCTCTCGGATTTGGCTGGACTCACCTTGCTGAGCTATGGCAGGCGCAGTGACGGGAAATATGCGGCAGCCGTGGATACGGCCTGTGGAGAGATCAAGAAGGCGATGGAAGCAGAGAAGGTGTTTCTGAATCCTGAAGTGGCACTTAGGCGCAAGCAGAGCATTTTGCATTTTTTCTGGGAGTATATTCGTAATATTACCATTGTAGATGCCGGTGAACGATATTCGGCATACGCGGAGGCGATCCGCAACGCACTCCTGGCTCCTGCGGAGTTCCGGGTAACCGGGGCGGCCATCTGGAAACAGACCGGGGTACTGATCCGCCAGGTGGGCGGGAATGTCGGGCGTGGCCGCTCGTTCCACATTAGTGACAATGAAGGCAAGACGGAAGGAGAGCAGCGGATTTATGTGATCGACGCCTTCCGCAGCGGAAATTGGACGTTTTTTGACCGCCACGAGATTGCGCAGGTATATATCCTATGCTATCCTTTAGATAGGAATCATGTGTTATCGGTTCATATTACAGGCAATCATACTTTAACGGATGAGCAATTGGCCAAGATTGTGGAAGATAACGATGAGCTGTTGATTACGATCAGAAACCTGGCAGGAGG